The window ACAGGACGAAGTACGACCGTTTTAAAGGTTAAAAAGGCCCGTGACATGGAAGGAGAAGTAATTGCCGTCAACCCCGGACAAGGACGGAACCAGGGCGTCATGGGATCCTTGACTCTGCGGCTTGAAAACGGCGTTGAGTTTAAACTGGGGACAGGCTTCACAGATAAAGTCCGGCAGGCGCCGCCCCCCATAGGTACACAGGTGACTTTCAAATACCATGGATTTACAAAAACGGGCGTGCCTAAATTCGCCTCTTTTCTTAGAATCAGAGAAGACTGAGCCTCTCCCCCGGATTACATTTTTTCCGGCTATCCAAACTTTGATGGTCCTGTAAAAAGTCAGAGCCCAAATCAAGCTCCTGTTTTTGAGTTTGAACACTATTTTGATCATATGATCAAAACTTGTTAAAAAACAATTTTTATAAGCCAAATTGCTCTTTGACATTCCAAAAAGCAGTGTATTACACCCCGAAAGGGCTCCCCTATGCCTCCTTTATGCATAGCTAAGCGCCTTCTGGACAATAGTTGCCCTGAAGAGGTTGATTCCTGCTGCTTTTAAGGTTGCCGCGAACCTTACTGCTTGGAGACCTCGATATTTTAATCGTTTCACCCCGGTTCGTCGATCATATTCGGACATTGTTGCTTCGACTCCGGCTCGCCACCGATATCTATCTTTGAACTCATCTGTCTGTTCATAAGCTCTTCTTCGGGCGATCCTTGCAGCCTTAGCGGTATATCGACTGTACGCGTACTTTTTCCCCTGTTTTACCGGGCAATCTTCCAGTTGAGGGCAGCCCATGCAGGTATCAAGGGGAAAACCTTGGGTAATCCGTTCCTTCTTTTTCTTTTTAAAAACCGGGGCATGCCCTTGCGGACATGTTATGATCTGCCCATCTGCCGCAAGGTTGAAATCAGTAAGGCTGAGCTTTTCCTTTTTGGTCGTTCCCATGGTGGGCGAAACAAGATTAATTCCATCTGACTGGGCAATCTGGTGATTCTCATCGCTTCCATAAAGAGAGTCCGCCTGGAGTTCTTTGGGAGAAAGGTTTCTCTGCTTGGCGGCATCAATTGCAGGGATAAGAGCATTGGCATCACTTGCCGAGGCAGGTTCCACCTCAACATGAGTGATAAGATTCAAGGTTCCGGCCTTCTCATCTTCATCCTCTGTTTCTGTAAAGGTTTCCATCACCTGAACCTGGTAACCTTGTCCCTTATGTCCGCTGTAGGTCGCATCAGGGTCTGAAGGATTTTGAAGTGAGTCTGAAGGAATCTCTTTTGGAGCTTTAAGCGCAACCTTCTGGCCACTTTCAGGATCAACTTCCAGATTGCACTGCTCTTTCAAAACCCTTTCAAGCAGCTTGTAGCTGTACATGGATGAAACATCAGAGTCGCTTTTAAATTCCTGGATCAGATGGTAAAGATCCTTGCTGACACTTGCAAGAGTTTTAGCTGAATCAGAGGGTTTTACCATGGAAAAGCAGGACAATGCCTTTTCCGAAATATACTTCCCGATAATATCGGTGCTGATACCGGAAAAATGGTCAGGGTGCTTGCGTTTCAGGTTAACCAGAAATTTATTGATACTCGCTGCAAAGATACTGATTCTTCCCAGCCGTCGCATATTTGACTTAACATGGACCGAATCGATTCTTTGGTTGTCAGAATTGACTTCAAACACTGCTGCAAGTTTGTCTGTAATAGCATTGAAGAGGGCTTTGTCCAGTTTCTTTTCGATCATGAGTTGACGGAAGGTCCACAGGGTTTTCAAACATAGATATTTGGCGGCATCCGATTCTTCCGTTAAATTCAAGGCATAGTGCCATTGAATATTGAATGCCAGTTGCGATACGGTTTCTTCGTCAGTAAGATCATGAGCTTGCTGGAGCAGCAAAACACCGAGCATGGTGAAGAGTTCCTTTGTAGGACGTCCTGCTTCTCTTGAGAAATAGGGTTTGATCAGATTGACCGGTAATGAGCGGAGGATTTCTTTTTGAAAAAGCCCTGCCCAGGAGTCATCGAGCAATTTCCTGCGCTTCGGGCTTAAAAAGTCCCAAGGATCGAAAAGGTGGAGCTGATTGTGGTCATTTGTTTTAATCATTTAGTCAACCATAAGTTATTGATAACATAGAGTATATTATACAAAATAAATATTTTTAATACAAGCTAAAAATCGAATTTTAGCCAATAATATTAACCTGTTAAATTGATTTTGGACTTTTTACGAGTCCATCAAACTTTAATTTACACAGGATACTGCAGAGGGTATTGTAGGCACCAGGAGATCAAATTATGGAAAAGAATATTTTATTTGACCTGGACGGTACCCTGACAGACCCGTTTGAAGGAATCACGGCAAGTATTATTTATGCCCTTGAAAAAATGAATGCCAGGATACCGGAAGCCGAAAGCCTTGGCTGGTGTATTGGCCCGCCGCTGCGGGACAGCTTTTGCAAACTTCTGGATGGAGATATGGCGCTGGCGCAAAACGCTGTGGTTCTTTACAGAGAGCGCTTTCAACGTATCGGCATGTTTGAAAATCAGGTGTACGAAAACATCCCTGAAGCGCTTAACACCTTAAAAGAAAACGGGCATACCCTTTTCGTTGCCACCTCAAAAGCCCGGATCTACGCAGAAAAAATTATCGATCATTTTAATCTGGCCCCTTTTTTCAAATCGGTCCACGGTGCTGAGATGGATGGAACAAGGGGAGATAAAACATCTCTGATCGCCTATATACTGGAGCAGGAGGGACTTGAACGTATTGACACCGTAATGGTTGGGGACACAACCTACGATATGGTGGGCGCAAAAGAGAACAGCATTTACGGATTAGGCGTTCTCTGGGGGTACGGCAGCCGGCAGGATCTGAAAAACGCGGGGGCCGGGCGCTGTATATCTTCCCCCCTGGAACTGAACTGCATCCGGCACATTTAGCGCTTCAGACGGAGTATCATTTTTGGCACCCCTATTTCGTTCAGGCACTATGCAAAAGAAAATCCTGTCATGGGTTGAGTTCAATGACGGAAAAACAAACCTGGTCAAAACTGCCGGATTCATCCACCACGGCCAGGTGATACTGCCCCGGAACCGGCATCGTCATAAAAACCGGGGCTGATCCATCACCATTTACCAAAGGCTTTTTATTCAGGAACCACTGGCGTTCACCCCTTCCGCCCAGGGCTCTCAAGGGGATGGATACAGAGCCGGTCTGACCGGGCTGGCAGGTCAGGATACTGTTGTCCGACACCGAAACAATTCTGATATCCGGCAGAACCAGGGGGGCTATACCGGGACAGCCGGATGAATCTTTAGGCAGCACGGCAGCACGCCGCCAAAGAGCCGGGATAAAGGGTTCCGCCTGCCACGGCCACAGGGCCACCGTCTTTTTTTCAATGCCTCCACAGGCCGGTGCAGCCCTCATCCCTTGGCGGTCCACCCAGAAGCTCCGGACCAGGGGTGCGGTAAGGCCGGTCTCTCCGGTCATGGTGGAGGGAATCTGTCCGTCAAGAATCCAGGCATCAAATTTTTGGACGCAGGCCCCCGTTGCCCTGCCCCGGATTGCCGATGCAGCCAGACCAGACGGCCAGCATATGGTCTCTTTTGTTACGCTTTCAGGCGGCTTCAGCGGACCCGCCCCGACGGAAAGGCTCTCCATAACCTGGCCAAGAAGAGGAAGTGCCGTGATAGCCCCATACTGTCCCGGAGACGGGGAGCCGTCGGGCCGTCCGATCCATACACCCGCCGTGTAATCCCCCTTAATGCCCATGGCCCAGGCATCCCTGAAGCCATAGCTGGTGCCGGTCTTCCATGCCATGGACAGTGCGCCGGACAGCCGCCCCACCCCCTGTCTGCCCGGGAAGGGCCGGGAAAGGATATCCCGGATGATAAAGGCTGCACCAGGACTCATCAGATACCGTTCCTGCACAGGTTCCAAGGGGCACAGCCGGGGCTTTCCGGCAATACCGCCCCGCCCGATGGCTGTATACAGGGTCACCAGGGATTCAAGGCTTGTGCCCACACCGCCTAAGGCCATGGAGAGATTGGGTTTGCCTTCAAATTCAAACCGGGCTCCGGCATTGCACAATCTGTCGTGGAAACGACCCGGCCCCAAAGCGTCGAGCATCTGCACAGCAGGCAGGTTCAACGAATCCTGCAACGCCCGGACCACGGTGACAGGCCCTGAAAAGCCCCCGGAAAAATTGCCTGGATCATAGCTCTTTTTATATCTTGGCACGTCCAGGAGCATGGAATGGGAATGAATCAGCCCCTGATCCATGGCAAGGCCGTAAATAAAAGGCTTTAAAGTGGAACCCGGGGACCTTAACGCCGGTATCATATCCACATGGCCATGCCTGGATGAATCGAAAAAGTCCGCAGACCCTGCATAGGCTTCAATTTCCAGGGTTTTGTGATTGACCACGAGAACAGCCCCGGACTGCTTTGGGGGCAGTCTTTCCATATATGCCCGCAAAAGATCTTCCATGTGCACTTGCAGGGTTTCATCAATAAAGGTGTTGATCACTTGCGCATCCGGGTGCGCTGTTTTCAGACGCCGGGCCGCCAGGGGTGCTGTCATGGATGCGGGAAACCTGAAGGAGATGACCGGTTCCTGTTTGGCGGCCTTTATCTGTTCGGCACTCCAGATACCGAACCGGGCCATCCGGTCAAGGACCTTGTCCCGGGCCCGGGCAGCCCTGTCAGGATGACGGTCGGGCCGGTATAGGGACGGGGCCTGGGGCAATACGGTCATAAGCGCCGCTTCGGCCCGGGTCATCTCCCTTGCATCCTTGCCAAGCCAGGTATAGCAGGCGGCCTGGATCCCTTCGATATTGGCGCCAAACGGGGCATGGGTAAGATATAACCCGAGAATCTCGTCCTTGGTAAAGTGGTTTTCGAGCTGAAGAGCCCTGAACATCTGGCGCAGTTTGACACCCATGCGCGAAAAAAAATATGGGGATGAGGGGCGGCCTGCTTGTTCGCTGATATCAAGAATCCGGGCAGTCTGCATGGTGAGCGTTGATCCGCCGGATACAACCCGGCCATGGGTCAAGTTCTGGAAAAACGCCCGGCAGACAGCCAGGGGATTGATGCCGGGATGATAATAAAACCAACGGTCTTCATAGGCCACCAAGGCTTGAAGGTACAATAAAGAGACCTGGCCAGGCTTTGCCGGATACCGCCATATCCCGTTTTTGTCGGCAAAGGCCCGCAAGGGCGCCTGGCGGCGGTCCACAATAACGCAGGCCCCGGGACGCCCCGTTGTATCAAAGGGAAATAAATGGTCCAGCGCAATAAAGCATATCCAGCCGGCCAGCAGAACAACGAGCAGAGTGCTGACGATTTTTGCTGATTTTCGGACAATACGCCGGGTGGTTTCAGGCATTGTCCCGGCAAACCTCAAAGCCGGAAAATTTTCTTTGAAATGCTTGTTTCATCTCTTGTCTGAACCAAATCGTCCGTCATCTTAAGTTCCTGCCGGGACCGGGAGAGTTTACGCGGGTCTGGACAGCCGTTTCACCCACCCCCCGGACGTAAGGCCGGTACATATCTTCCACCAGGGAGGGCGGCACTTTGAAAACACCGGGACTGACCACACGCACGGCGTAAAAAATCCGGCAGGTGTCATTGTATCCAAGGTTCAGGGCTGCAATAAATCGGTCATCCCTGTATTCGGTGTGGGTGGTATTACAGTCGCCATGCCATTGGGAAACGGTTTTTCCGTCCACTTTTATATCATTAATGAGAAATGATCCCGACACATTGGGGTCTTCCAGCTCAAATCCGGCAGGCAGCATGTCCACCACCAGGGCATGGGGCAGCCTTTGTTTTTTGGATTGAACCTTTAACGCCACAATGATCCGGTCCCCGGAATTCACTGTGGAAATATCCACAGGTTCGGCATGGGTGTCCAGGAATTGTCTGGATATGCTGACTCCGAGGCTTTGGGGAGCCGGCAGGCTGTTGGGATATCCTGTGAGTGCTACATCCAGATAAAGATTGGATTTGCCGGTGTTTTTCACGGCAAACCCTTTGGCTGCCGTACCATTTGTAAATATCACCCGGCCCGGACCAATTCCTTTGTGGCCGCCGGTTTCTTTCCCCACAGTTACGTCGGCAGCCCATGGCCCGGCCGGATGGGCCAGTTTGGCCGCACCTGCCATGACCAGGCTGTTGCGTTCCTGGGTGGAGAGCCACTGCTGTTTTTTCAGTTCCTCAGAAAGGTCGTGGAGGAATACAGCCCTGAATTTATAGTCGGGAAAATAGGTGGTGACATAATAGTAGGCCGCGGCAAGATCCCGGACATTGGAGCCGTAATCACCGCCATACACCCGGCCATCATCCCGCCGGGTTCTGATGGCCAGGTCAAAGGCCTCAAATGCCCTGGTGCGGTCCCCGGCAAGCCCAAGGGCCGTGCCCGCATGGACCAGACTCAACGGTGAAGGATTATTGCTTTTCACATGGGCATAAACATTCCTGGCATCCGCCAGTCCAAGGGAGCTGACCCGGGCAAGGACAAAGGCGGCATACGCCCGGGTTGCAGACCGGAAGGTATCGCAATCCACCCACCCCGGACAGGGAATGGATTTGCCACGGCGGACATATACGATAAGGCGGGCAAGGGCATTTTTCACGGCATTCACAGGCACTTCATAACCTGCGTCCACGGCTTCGACCATCATATGGGCGGCGTAGGCTGTCAGCCAGGGACATTCAGGGCTGTGGGAGCTCCACAGGCCAAAAGCCCCGGAGCTTTTTTGCTTTTCAAGCAGGCGCTGGATACCCCGCCTGATCTTTTCACGGGTGGCCTCTTTGGTGCCGGCCCCAACCCCCAGCTGTGCAAACTGATCAAAGGAGAGCAGTATATGGGGGAAAACGCCGGATACGGTCTGTTCCAGGCACCCGTACGGATAGGC is drawn from uncultured Desulfobacter sp. and contains these coding sequences:
- a CDS encoding transposase, encoding MIKTNDHNQLHLFDPWDFLSPKRRKLLDDSWAGLFQKEILRSLPVNLIKPYFSREAGRPTKELFTMLGVLLLQQAHDLTDEETVSQLAFNIQWHYALNLTEESDAAKYLCLKTLWTFRQLMIEKKLDKALFNAITDKLAAVFEVNSDNQRIDSVHVKSNMRRLGRISIFAASINKFLVNLKRKHPDHFSGISTDIIGKYISEKALSCFSMVKPSDSAKTLASVSKDLYHLIQEFKSDSDVSSMYSYKLLERVLKEQCNLEVDPESGQKVALKAPKEIPSDSLQNPSDPDATYSGHKGQGYQVQVMETFTETEDEDEKAGTLNLITHVEVEPASASDANALIPAIDAAKQRNLSPKELQADSLYGSDENHQIAQSDGINLVSPTMGTTKKEKLSLTDFNLAADGQIITCPQGHAPVFKKKKKERITQGFPLDTCMGCPQLEDCPVKQGKKYAYSRYTAKAARIARRRAYEQTDEFKDRYRWRAGVEATMSEYDRRTGVKRLKYRGLQAVRFAATLKAAGINLFRATIVQKALSYA
- a CDS encoding HAD family hydrolase, with translation MEKNILFDLDGTLTDPFEGITASIIYALEKMNARIPEAESLGWCIGPPLRDSFCKLLDGDMALAQNAVVLYRERFQRIGMFENQVYENIPEALNTLKENGHTLFVATSKARIYAEKIIDHFNLAPFFKSVHGAEMDGTRGDKTSLIAYILEQEGLERIDTVMVGDTTYDMVGAKENSIYGLGVLWGYGSRQDLKNAGAGRCISSPLELNCIRHI
- the pbpC gene encoding penicillin-binding protein 1C, which produces MPETTRRIVRKSAKIVSTLLVVLLAGWICFIALDHLFPFDTTGRPGACVIVDRRQAPLRAFADKNGIWRYPAKPGQVSLLYLQALVAYEDRWFYYHPGINPLAVCRAFFQNLTHGRVVSGGSTLTMQTARILDISEQAGRPSSPYFFSRMGVKLRQMFRALQLENHFTKDEILGLYLTHAPFGANIEGIQAACYTWLGKDAREMTRAEAALMTVLPQAPSLYRPDRHPDRAARARDKVLDRMARFGIWSAEQIKAAKQEPVISFRFPASMTAPLAARRLKTAHPDAQVINTFIDETLQVHMEDLLRAYMERLPPKQSGAVLVVNHKTLEIEAYAGSADFFDSSRHGHVDMIPALRSPGSTLKPFIYGLAMDQGLIHSHSMLLDVPRYKKSYDPGNFSGGFSGPVTVVRALQDSLNLPAVQMLDALGPGRFHDRLCNAGARFEFEGKPNLSMALGGVGTSLESLVTLYTAIGRGGIAGKPRLCPLEPVQERYLMSPGAAFIIRDILSRPFPGRQGVGRLSGALSMAWKTGTSYGFRDAWAMGIKGDYTAGVWIGRPDGSPSPGQYGAITALPLLGQVMESLSVGAGPLKPPESVTKETICWPSGLAASAIRGRATGACVQKFDAWILDGQIPSTMTGETGLTAPLVRSFWVDRQGMRAAPACGGIEKKTVALWPWQAEPFIPALWRRAAVLPKDSSGCPGIAPLVLPDIRIVSVSDNSILTCQPGQTGSVSIPLRALGGRGERQWFLNKKPLVNGDGSAPVFMTMPVPGQYHLAVVDESGSFDQVCFSVIELNP